A genomic stretch from Oncorhynchus tshawytscha isolate Ot180627B linkage group LG07, Otsh_v2.0, whole genome shotgun sequence includes:
- the LOC112254432 gene encoding kelch repeat and BTB domain-containing protein 8 has product MAASGGKLLHVQNGSPSSTTYSGVYAVHACNILQQLKVLYDEAQLTDIVVEVDHGKTFSCHRNVLAAISPYFRSMFTSGLTESSQSEVRLVGVESESMHLVLDYAYTSRVTLSESNIQALFTAASIFQIPALQDQCALFMISRLDPQNCTGVYMFADAYSHQLLRERSQDYIRKKFLCVAREQEFLQLTKEQLVSILNNDDLNVEKEEHVYESIVRWLEHDRSRREAHLAEVFSQCIRLPLLDNSFFSRIPPPFACALSRDSAMARLNGTNGCPQRLGMTASEMVICFDAEHKHSGKKQTVPCLDTTAGKVFKLCKPPNDLREVGILVSSENDIFIAGGYRPSNSEVCIDHRAESDFWQYEHAGNRWLWRSPMLRARISCRLVHCCGKLYALGGRVYEGDGRNALKSVECYDARDNYWTAVSPMPVAMEFHSAVEYRDRIYILQGEYFFCFDPRKNYWGHLAPMRVPRSQGLAALHNNCIYYIAGICRNHQRTFTMEVYDIEQNTWARKRDLPFDQATSPYIKALLLQGKLQLFVRATQVMVEEHVFRTSRKNSLYQYDDEADTWTKVYETPDRLWDLGRHFECVVAKLYPQCLQKVL; this is encoded by the exons ATGGCTGCCAGTGGAG GCAAGCTGTTACACGTACAGAATGGGAGTCCGTCAAGCACAACCTACAGTGGGGTATATGCTGTTCATGCCTGTAACATCCTCCAGCAGCTCAAAGTATTGTATGATGAAGCACAGCTCACAGATATTGTTGTTGAAGTGGACCATGGAAAGACATTCTCGTGTCACCGAAATGTCCTTGCAGCAATCAGCCCTTACTTTAG GTCCATGTTCACCAGTGGCCTTACAGAAAGCAGCCAGAGTGAGGTGCGGCTCGTCGGGGTGGAGTCTGAGTCCATGCACCTTGTCCTGGACTATGCCTACACGTCCAGAGTCACGCTGTCAGAGTCCAACATCCAGGCCCTGTTCACGGCAGCCAGCATCTTCCAGATCCCAGCCCTGCAGGACCAGTGTGCCCTGTTCATGATCAGTCGTCTGGACCCCCAGAACTGCACCGGGGTCTACATGTTCGCCGACGCCTACAGCCACCAGTTGCTGAGGGAGCGCTCCCAGGACTACATACGCAAGAAG TTCCTGTGTGTGGCGCGGGAGCAGGAGTTCCTCCAGCTCACCAAAGAGCAACTGGTGAGCATCCTGAACAACGATGACCTGAACGTGGAGAAGGAGGAGCACGTGTATGAGAGCATTGTGCGCTGGCTGGAGCACGACCGCTCCCGCAGGGAGGCCCACCTGGCTGAAGTGTTCTCTCAATGCATCCGCCTGCCACTCCTGGACAACTCCTTCTTCAGCCGCATCCCACCCCCCTTTGCCTGCGCCCTCTCCAGAGACTCTGCCATGGCCCGTCTCAACGGCACCAACGGCTGCCCCCAGCGCTTGGGCATGACCGCCTCTGAGATGGTCATCTGTTTTGATGCGGAACACAAACACTCAGGGAAGAAGCAGACTGTGCCTTGCCTGGATACCACTGCTGGGAAGGTGTTCAAGCTCTGCAAGCCCCCCAATGACCTGCGGGAGGTGGGCATTCTGGTGTCATCGGAGAACGACATCTTCATCGCCGGGGGCTACCGCCCTAGCAACAGTGAGGTGTGCATTGACCACCGTGCAGAGAGTGACTTCTGGCAGTACGAGCACGCAGGGAACCGTTGGCTGTGGCGTTCGCCCATGCTGCGGGCCCGGATCAGCTGCAGGCTGGTCCACTGCTGCGGGAAGCTGTATGCCCTGGGGGGCCGTGTGTATGAGGGGGATGGGAGGAATGCACTGAAGTCAGTGGAGTGCTACGATGCCAGAGACAACTACTGGACTGCCGTCAGCCCCATGCCTGTAGCCATGGAGTTCCACAGTGCTGTGGAGTACAGAGACCGCATCTACATCCTCCAAG GTGAATACTTCTTCTGTTTTGACCCTCGCAAGAACTACTGGGGCCACCTGGCCCCCATGAGAGTCCCCCGGAGCCAGGGCCTGGCTGCCTTACACAATAACTGCATCTACTACATAGCTGGCATCTGCAGGAACCACCAGCGCACCTTCACCATGGAGGTCTACGACATTGAGCAGAACACCTGGGCCCGCAAGAGAGACCTTCCGTTCGACCAGGCCACCAGCCCCTACATCAAGGCCCTGCTCCTCCAGGGCAAGCTGCAGCTGTTTGTCCGCGCCACACAGgtcatggtggaggaacatgtgTTCCGTACCAGCAGGAAGAACTCCCTCTACCAGTACGACGACGAGGCGGACACATGGACCAAAGTCTACGAGACGCCCGACCGCCTCTGGGACCTTGGTCGCCATTTTGAGTGTGTGGTGGCCAAACTGTACccacagtgtcttcagaaagtgcTCTGA